Sequence from the Maribellus comscasis genome:
GGGATATACAATTTATTTCCCTGAACACTTATTTTTTGAATGGCAGCAATAACCGTTGCCTGGTTTGTCGAAAAAAGTTCAGCCTGAATGTTTTTATTTAACTTTTCCTGATTCATTGTTTCTTTGTTTTACAGATTTCAAAATTACACATATAAAAGCGTAAAACAACTTCGTAAACTAAATGTTGCTTCGAAATATTTAACTTTGCGGCTCATGAAAAATATTGAAGAATTAAGTAGCGCAAATATTGGCCGGTTAATGCTGAAATACTTCATCCCGGCTTTTATTGGGGTATTTGTTAATGCTCTTTATAATATAGTCGACCGTATTTTTATAGGACAGGGAGTTGGTGCCGAAGCATTATCGGGTATTTCAGTTATTTTTCCGGTCATGCTAATTATGATGGCGTTTGGAATGTTAATTGGTATTGGCTCGGGGGTTTTTGTTTCTATAAACCTGGGGAAAAAAGATTTTGACACCGCAGAAAAAACTTTAGGTACCGGCTTTGCGCTGATGATAATTGTTTCAGCAATTATTATGATTCTTATTTACGTTTTAAAAGTTCCTATTCTTGAATCGTTTGGTTCAACAAAAGAAACTTTCCAGTATGCAAATGATTACCTGGATATCATAATTGTTGGAATTCCCTTTATGGTTATTGGTTTTTCACTAAATAATATTATCCGCTCAGAAGGAAATGCTCGCATTGCAATGATTTCGATGATTTTAAGTGCCGGTTTAAATATCATTCTCGATCCTGTTTTTATTTTTTGGTTTGATATGGGAGTAAAAGGTGCTGCATATGCAACAAATATTTCCATGTTTGCACTTATGTTGTGGGTTTTGCTTCATTTCAGGGGAAAGCGTTCGCTTGTGAAACTACATCGGAAAAATATTAAGGTTAACATGAACATTGCCGGGGAAATCGTTGCAATTGGGATGGCGCCATTTGCAATGCAGATTGCAAATAGCGTAGTTCAGGGACTTTTAAACAAGAAGTTAATATTATTTGGAGGAGATCTCGCTGTTGGTGCAATGGGAATTATTAATTCGGTAATTTCATTGGTGGTTATGGCAATGGTTGCTGTTAACATGGCTTCGCAACCAATAATTGGATTTAACTACGGCGCAAAATCTATCGACCGCGTGAAGCAAGCCTTGCGTATTTCAGTTGTTTCAGCAACAGTTGTAGCCGTTTTTGCTTTTTTGCTTGTTCAGTCGGTTCCCGGAATAATTGTAAAGCTTTTTAATAACGATAGTCAGATATTATATGATATTGCCATAAAAGGATTACGGTTTGTTACCCTGGCTTTTCCGCTTGTGGGTTTTCAGGTAGTGGCTTCACATTTTTTTCAGGCAATTGGCAAAGCAAAGATTTCGATGTTTGCAACTCTATTTCGACAGGTTATTTTATTGATTCCTTTTTTATTCATTTTACCCGGTTTTTGGGAAATTAATGGAGTTTGGTTGTCGTATCCCCTGGCAGATACCTTGTCGGCAATTGCCGTATTTTTTCTTTTGCTAAGAGAATGGAGAAGGCTAAGTATTCAGGAAGTTACAAAATATGAAGCTGCTTAGGTTTATTTTATTGTTTACCGTTTTGGGAGGATGTTTGTATGTTTTGTTTTTTCAGCCGGAATTACTTGGAATAAATTTATCCAAAAACTCTGATTTTCCATTGGGAAGTCTTGTGTCGTGGTTCATCATTATAACTTTTGTTTTGTTTGTTTACCTGGTTCTTCCAGCAGAATCAAAAACAAAGTCAGATAAAAAGTATAAAACTATTTCCGCGGTTTTTATTTTAATAAGTGCCTTGTGGGGTGTATTTTCCCGTATCCTTGCCGGAAATTGGTCGTGGGTTTTTAACGATATGCGGAATTTTTATGTTTGGGTTTTGTTCACTACGATTTTAATACTTGTTCCTTCAGCAATCTTTATAGTACATATCTTCAGAAGGATTTTCAGAAAAAACAGGTAGAAATAGAATTTTTAAAATTAAATTATTATGAAATTATGTTCTTTATCGTGTAAAAGTCATGATTTATAATTGCTTGTTTTATTAATATTATGATATAATTTATAATATTTAAAATAACAAAATATGGCTATCTCAAAAATAAAAGTAAGTGCTTCTATGGGGGCAGGTTTTAGCACCCAGGTTAATTGTTCACACCCATTTGTAATCGATCAGCCCAAAATGGCAGGTGGCAACGATGAAGGACCCAACCCATTGGAAATATTCTTATCGAGTTTGCCCGCATGTATTTGTGCGATAGGAAGAATTATAGCAACCCAACGCAGAATCAACCTTCGTGGAATTGAAGTAGAAGTAGAAGGGGATATTGATAAAGATTTTCTTTTGGGAAAAACAACAGAAGGCAGAGCTGGTTTTACGGAAATCAGAAGTTTTGTTCATATTGATGCCGACATGACAAAGGAAGAAAAGGAAGCATTTTTAAATGATGTGGCTGTCAGATGTCCCATCGCCGATAATATTGCTCAGAATTCAGTTATTAAACCAGTTGTGGTCGAAAACTCGATGGTTTAAACGAAATAAGTTAGTAGCGTAATGCCATTCCTTTTTTTGGGGAATGGCATTTTTTTTATTCAAGTTTTTCTGCCAATGCCTTTCCGGTATACGAGTCTTCTTTTTTTATCAATTGTTCGGGAGTCCCTTCAAAAATCAGGTTTCCGCCTTTGTCGCCTCCTTCGGGGCCCAAATCGATTATCCAGTCAGCCGACTTAATTATTTCTAAATTATGTTCGATGATAATTATTGAATGCCCGCGCGAAATAAGTGCATTGAAAGAATCAAGTAATTTCCTGATATCGTGAAAATGCAATCCTGTTGTAGGTTCATCAAAGATAAAAAGCGTGGGTGAATCTTTTTCTTTGGCTAAAAAGGAGGCTAGTTTTACACGTTGACTTTCGCCCCCGGAAAGCGTGCTTGACGACTGGCCAAGTTTTATGTAACCCAATCCTACATCCTGCAGGGGTTGCAGGCGTTTTGCAATTTTTTTCTCTGTCGATGATTTTCCTTTTGAGAAAAGTTCAATTGACTGGTTTACAGTCATATTTAGAATATCGTCAATGTTATTGTTTTTGTATTGAACATCAAGGATATCTTCTTTAAAACGTTTGCCGCCACAACTTTCGCACAAGAGAAAAACATCGGCCAAAAACTGCATTTCAACTTTTATTGTTCCTTCACCCTGGCATTCATCACAGCGTCCGCCATCAACATTAAACGAAAAGTGAGAAGGTTTTAATCCCTGTATCTTAGCCGCTTGTTGTGTTGCAAATAATTTTCTGATTTCATCGTAGGCTTTTAAGTAGGTAACCGGATTTGAGCGCGATGATTTTCCAATGGGATTTTGATCAATAAATTCAATGGCATCCAACATTTTGTAGTCGCCAAGGATTGCATCGTGATGACCGGTTCGCTCGCCATACCCTCCCAGAATTTTTGTAAGCGCAGGAAATAGTATTTTGGAAACCAGTGACGATTTTCCAGAACCACTAACTCCTGTTACAACCGACAAGGTATTTAGAGGGAATTTTACACGCACATTTTTCAGGTTATTTTCCCGGGCACCTATAACTTCAATGGAGTTGGTCCATTTTCTGCGTTGTTTCGGAATTTCTATTTTTTCTTCCCCTGTTAAGTATTTAGTGGTTAAACTCTCCGGTTTTGACTGCAATTCGGAATGATTTCCCTGGAAAACAACTTCACCTCCGTGTTGACCT
This genomic interval carries:
- a CDS encoding MATE family efflux transporter; its protein translation is MKNIEELSSANIGRLMLKYFIPAFIGVFVNALYNIVDRIFIGQGVGAEALSGISVIFPVMLIMMAFGMLIGIGSGVFVSINLGKKDFDTAEKTLGTGFALMIIVSAIIMILIYVLKVPILESFGSTKETFQYANDYLDIIIVGIPFMVIGFSLNNIIRSEGNARIAMISMILSAGLNIILDPVFIFWFDMGVKGAAYATNISMFALMLWVLLHFRGKRSLVKLHRKNIKVNMNIAGEIVAIGMAPFAMQIANSVVQGLLNKKLILFGGDLAVGAMGIINSVISLVVMAMVAVNMASQPIIGFNYGAKSIDRVKQALRISVVSATVVAVFAFLLVQSVPGIIVKLFNNDSQILYDIAIKGLRFVTLAFPLVGFQVVASHFFQAIGKAKISMFATLFRQVILLIPFLFILPGFWEINGVWLSYPLADTLSAIAVFFLLLREWRRLSIQEVTKYEAA
- a CDS encoding OsmC family protein, which encodes MAISKIKVSASMGAGFSTQVNCSHPFVIDQPKMAGGNDEGPNPLEIFLSSLPACICAIGRIIATQRRINLRGIEVEVEGDIDKDFLLGKTTEGRAGFTEIRSFVHIDADMTKEEKEAFLNDVAVRCPIADNIAQNSVIKPVVVENSMV